The Actinosynnema mirum DSM 43827 genomic interval CCCACACCTAGCACCCACCGTTTACGGCGTGGACTACCAGGGTATCTAATCCTGTTCGCTCCCCACGCTTTCGCTCCTCAGCGTCAGTATCGGCCCAGAGACCCGCCTTCGCCACCGGTGTTCCTCCTGATATCTGCGCATTTCACCGCTACACCAGGAATTCCAGTCTCCCCTGCCGAACTCAAGTCTGCCCGTATCGACCGCAGGCTCGGGGTTAAGCCCCAAGTTTTCACGGCCGACGCGACAAACCGCCTACGAGCTCTTTACGCCCAATAATTCCGGACAACGCTCGCACCCTACGTATTACCGCGGCTGCTGGCACGTAGTTAGCCGGTGCTTCTTCTGCAGGTACCGTCACTTGCGCTTCGTCCCTGCTGAAAGAGGTTTACAACCCGAAGGCCGTCGTCCCTCACGCGGCGTCGCTGCATCAGGCTTTCGCCCATTGTGCAATATTCCCCACTGCTGCCTCCCGTAGGAGTCTGGGCCGTGTCTCAGTCCCAGTGTGGCCGGTCACCCTCTCAGGCCGGCTACCCGTCGTCGCCTTGGTAGGCCATTACCCCACCAACAAGCTGATAGGCCGCGGGTCCATCCTGTACCGCCGGAACTTTCCAACCAACCCCATGCGGGGAAGGCTCGTATCCGGTATTAGACCTAGTTTCCCAGGCTTATCCCAGAGTACAGGGCAGGTTACCCACGTGTTACTCACCCGTTCGCCGCTCGTGTACCCCGAAGGGCCTTACCGCTCGACTTGCATGTGTTAAGCACGCCGCCAGCGTTCGTCCTGAGCCAGGATCAAACTCTCCAATAATGAATGAGTTGATCGCTCGGACAACCACTGACATGAATTTGTCAGCTGTCCAGTAACAATCTCAAAGGAATCCTCTTGACGAGGATCATAATTTACTGGCTATTCGGCACGCTGTTGAGTTCTCAAAGAACACGCGCTCATCATCACGTTCCGCAGACGCGGCCCGATCCGAGGCTAGTGCTTCATTCTACGTTTGTACTTGAAACCAGACGCCCTTGGCCGCAGCACCTCAAGAAGAGGCCGGACTGGGTCTTCCGTTTCGCAGGTCACCCACTCTACCACACTATCTGGGAGCTTGGTTCGTGACCCTGGTCCTCCGCCGCGCTCCGTTCCGGTGTTTCCCGGCCCGTTCCGCGCTGGCAGAGAGAAAGTTACACGCACCCGAACCCGAGGTCAAATCGGGGGCGCAGGCCAGTGCCGCAGCACCAAACCGCAGGTCAAGCGGCCTGCGGCAGGCCTACCGACACGCTATCCGACCCGCAGCGGCCACAACAGTGTGACCGCGATCACACCAAATGATGACGAAGGCCGCCGCCCCCAGCGGGGACGGCGGCCTCGGCGAACGAAGAACGCGCAGGTCAGCGACCTGCGAACTGGATCAGCGCCGGACCTTCACGCCCGCGAAGTTCCGCTTGCCGCGCCGCACGACCAGCCACGTGCCGTGCAGCAGGTCCTCGGCGGTGGGCGTCCACTCCTCGTCGGTCACCTTCGTGTTGTTCACGTAGGCGCCGCCCTCCTTGACCGCGCGCCGCGCCGCGCCCCTGCTGTCGGCCAGGTCGCCCGCGATCAGCAGGTCCACGATCGTCGGCGCGTCCGCCAGGGCCACCTCGCCGGACGGCACCTCGGCCATGGCCGCGTCGAGCGTGGACAGGTCCAGCTCCCGCAGCTCGCCCCGGCCGAACAGCGCCTGGCTGGCCACGACGACCTGCTCCCGCTCGTGCTGCCCGTGCACCAGGTCGGTGAACAGCTCGGCCAGCTTGCGCTGCGCCGCCCGCAGGTGCGGGGCGCTCGCGGTCTGCTCCTCCAGCTCCGCGATCTCCTCGCGGGACAGGAAGCTGAACAGCCGCAGGTAGTGGATCACCTCGGCGTCGCCGACGTTCACGAAGTACTGGTACCAGGCGTACGGCGAGGTCATCGACGGGTCGAGCCACACGTTGCCGCCGCCGGTGGACTTGCCGAACTTCCGGCCCTCGGAGTCCGTCACCAGCGGCGCGGTCATGGCGTGCACGGCGTGCCCCTCGACCTTGCGGATGAGGTCGACGCCGCCGACGAGGTTGCCCCACTGGTCGGAGCCGCCGATCTGCAGCGCGA includes:
- the tyrS gene encoding tyrosine--tRNA ligase; protein product: MSEHILDELTWRGLIAQSTDLDALREDLDSGPLTLYCGFDPSAPSLHAGNLVPLLMLRRFQRAGHRPVILAGGATGMIGDPRDTAERQLNPVDTVAEWVGRIKGQLERFVEFDDGPTGAIVVNNLDWTGPMPVLEFLRDVGKHFSVNVMLARETVKRRLASDGMSFTEFSYLLLQSHDYLRLHRDHGVALQIGGSDQWGNLVGGVDLIRKVEGHAVHAMTAPLVTDSEGRKFGKSTGGGNVWLDPSMTSPYAWYQYFVNVGDAEVIHYLRLFSFLSREEIAELEEQTASAPHLRAAQRKLAELFTDLVHGQHEREQVVVASQALFGRGELRELDLSTLDAAMAEVPSGEVALADAPTIVDLLIAGDLADSRGAARRAVKEGGAYVNNTKVTDEEWTPTAEDLLHGTWLVVRRGKRNFAGVKVRR